In Lacibacter sp. H375, one DNA window encodes the following:
- a CDS encoding TerC/Alx family metal homeostasis membrane protein, with translation MTSTQVTYLVFGIVLILAIVFDLGLLSKKSAHLTTKQALKQTVFWVILGLGFGIFMWYEDGKQAALEYVSAYLMEWSLSIDNIFVFVLIFSFFKVREPFIPRVLLVGVLMAIVFRVIFITLGVELVNRFHWILYIFGVFLVYTGFKMFTTNQEEEYDPRESKVYLFLKRFLPITMDDGDGKYVVKQDGKPVYTALFVVVVMLATTDIVFALDSIPAVMGIVDRKSEHASLVIYTSNVFAVLGLRSLFFLLRGAVSKFDFLQQGIAIVLVFIGLKMLGEELIGTVVDKPSQVIISLVVIVACIGGSILYSMYHKKKNAPPDLKD, from the coding sequence ATGACCTCCACACAAGTTACTTATCTCGTATTTGGCATTGTACTGATTCTTGCGATTGTATTCGATCTTGGATTGCTGAGTAAAAAATCGGCACACCTTACAACGAAACAAGCGTTAAAGCAAACTGTTTTCTGGGTAATACTCGGTCTTGGTTTCGGCATCTTTATGTGGTACGAAGATGGAAAACAGGCAGCATTAGAATATGTAAGTGCCTACCTCATGGAGTGGAGTTTGAGTATCGATAATATTTTTGTGTTTGTTCTTATCTTCAGCTTCTTTAAAGTAAGAGAGCCTTTTATACCACGAGTATTGTTGGTTGGTGTATTGATGGCTATTGTGTTCCGTGTTATTTTTATTACGCTTGGCGTCGAGCTGGTAAATCGTTTTCACTGGATACTTTACATCTTCGGCGTATTTCTCGTTTACACCGGTTTCAAAATGTTCACCACTAACCAGGAAGAAGAATATGATCCAAGAGAAAGCAAAGTATATCTCTTCCTTAAAAGGTTTTTGCCCATCACGATGGATGATGGAGATGGCAAGTATGTGGTAAAGCAAGATGGCAAACCTGTTTATACTGCTTTGTTTGTGGTAGTGGTGATGCTTGCAACAACTGATATTGTTTTTGCATTGGATTCTATCCCAGCTGTAATGGGTATTGTTGACCGCAAGAGCGAGCACGCTTCACTGGTAATTTATACGTCAAATGTATTTGCAGTGTTGGGATTACGTTCGCTTTTCTTCCTGTTAAGAGGTGCGGTCAGTAAATTTGATTTCCTGCAACAGGGCATCGCCATTGTACTTGTGTTTATTGGTTTGAAAATGTTGGGAGAAGAATTGATCGGCACAGTAGTTGACAAACCTTCGCAGGTGATCATCTCGTTGGTTGTTATTGTCGCTTGTATTGGCGGTTCTATTCTTTACTCCATGTATCACAAGAAAAAAAATGCACCACCTGATTTGAAAGATTAG